The Candidatus Hydrogenedentota bacterium DNA segment CAATGCTTCCTTCACCCAGCAGCGTAGCGCCATGGACCTTTCCCGAGCCCGGCGACGTGCGCCGCGGTGTAAAGGGTCGAATATCGCGCAATTCAAAGGCCGCGCCTGAAATAGGTTTCGACAATAGAGCATAAAAATCTAGTCCATCGCGCGAGCCGGAGGTCTCTTTTGAATCAGACTGAATTAACAGGGCAAAACGATCCCGGATGATGGATTCATTCTCGACCATGAGCGACCGTTTTTGATAGCTTTTAATGGCGTCATTACGTTGTGCGAGCAGATCACGCCATGCAAGAAAACGCGGCTCGATAATAAACAAATATAAAATCGCCGCGAATACAACGACAGCGCTCCAGAGCGCTAGACGTCGTTCACGCCGAGAAATGCTTCTCATTTTATGCACGCTCCTTTCTTAAATCAATGCCTTGAGTACCAATTCCACTTGATAATCAACCACTTCCGTATTATCCATGGCAACAAGAGGCATGGATAAAGGGCGAAGTTCAAGGATGTCCGATAAGCCGCTGAGCCTTTCCAAAAAAACGAACAAAGCTGCTCGGGTATCAGCCTGTCCCCCAAGGCGCAGCAGATGGGCAGCAGCATTCAAGGACAAATAATCAATCAATACACCCGGTGGTGTTTGTGCGGTAATCTGATCTAAAATCTCAAAGAAGCGGCTTCTCTCCCTTCCCGCTTTTTGTGATTCCAGAATTCGTTCCATCATTTCTTCAAGGGTATCGGTCTGCGGTCCTAAAGACAGAGAGCTTTCATGAAGAAAATCCACATAGCCTATTTCACGGGAAAAAAGAAGGTCGTTTATACCGACGAGAAGGAGCAACAGACAAGCCGTCAACACACCAAGAATGGCGAAGGCGCGTATACGCTCACGAATCTCTTTTTGCCTGCGGTAGGCGCGTGGGCGCAGGTCAAGATGCCGAAGATCTTTTGGATAAGAGGACCGCTGTGGAAAATACTGCGCCGATACCGGAATGTCCCATTCCTCTATGGCAGCTATAACAGTCGCTGCCTTTTCATCCATATCATGAAATGTAAGGGCGTGAATATGGGACGGCCTGTCATGTCCCAGTTCTTCCGCGTGGATCATAAAGCGCTGCAGCTCATCAAGAATAAAAGCTTCCTCCTCATGAAAGCGTGTAATGCTGCGTTGTGCTAAAAGAGTTCCATCTTGTACAAGAATCATGTCTACACAACTGTTGAATAGACCCAGCCATAACATTAGCTCTGAACTGTGTTCTTGCAGTGCCGCTTGATAGAGTGAAGAAATGCTGACGTCAATTTGTGCAATGCTTCGCGCCGGCAGTGCCGTGTTCGCTAGGATGTCTGCAACGGCCCCCTGCGGCACCGCAAAAACCCATAGGCGTGTGTTGGATTCATCTTGATTAAGCAATACCCAATCAAAGGTTACCGATTCCACATCGAGCGGTAAGAGTCGGCTCAGTTCAAAGGGCAGCATCTGTTGGATTTCATCGTGAGAAAGGGTGGGCAATTCTAAGATATAGGAGAAGCAAAGGGCTGCAGGGATGGATAACACAAGGCTGTCCCGACGCAAAGAAGAAAAGTCTTCGGATTCTATGAGACGTGCCGCCGCGCTTCTATCCGTGGGCGTGAGCCAAAGCAAATCTTGGTCATATACATAATGGGCGCCGGCTTGGCGCGAAGGGCCGGAAGCAAAGAACTGCGTTCCATGAAATAACAAAGCTTTTACATTCATAATAGACTACCGATTTTATACATAACTCCAGACACTCATTCTTTATCGAACATAAGCAAATCGTTCGGGCCTATATCGACCTGCGCCATCGGAAACCACCAACGCGACGGATTCCTTAATAACAAAACTATCTGATGAAGAAATATGAATGCGTATTTCGAGCGCTTGGGCGCTGAATACAAAATTGAGCCACTCGTTCAAACGTTGTGCGGCAACCATGCCGTCGTCGCCAAGGGTGGTGAAAAGCGCTTGTGGTGACTCTATGGCCAGATCATCGTTGGTTCCCGCCACCCCATCAGCTCCAAATCGTAACGCCAAAACAGAGGGGATTATCCGCTCTGCCGCGCCGGGCCGGTCGAACAATGCAGCACGAAGCAGCACCCGCCAAACATGAGGCGGCACTCCATTTACGGAGAGTCCCAAGCGGGGATGAGCATGAAGATAATCGTAAAGCCCTGAAAATGACGAAGTATCAGACAGTTGCGTCAAAAATGGCGTATCGTCACCGGGTCGGGAAACTGCCAAAGATCCCCAAAACTGCGCTGCAGAGATCCCCTCCACATAGAGCAGCTCTTCAATGCGTTTTAAGGGGGCATGCCGTGCACTGTATGGCGGGTCTTGCATGCCATAGCTCAAGTTGAATCGTGGGTTAGGCGCTGTACCGCGCCAATCTTCAATGGCGGCTATGACGGAGCGCACATGTGCATCGCTCCCCCATACTTCTTTTAACACTTCCTTCAGGATCAGAGGGTTGGCGTGGTTAATGGGTATTCTGCCGCCTAAGTCATTAATCATCATCTTCACCGTCACCGATGTTGACTCATCAAACCATTGGGGCTCATCCACGGTTTTATAGCTGCCGCAATAAGAATGATGTCCACCGCTTTGAATTAAGTAGACAGCCCCGATGAGCGCATTATCTATATAGCGCTCCATTTGGCATTCTATTTGCCTATAGCTGCTCTCAGCCAGCTGTATTTGTGTCCAATGAGCGATACACATACATAACACCGCCAACATCGATATTACCAGTGCTGCAGTCACTAAAATAAAGCCTTTCTTGTCGGAGCCCCTCTTCATCTTTGGGTGACTCCGTAAATCTTGGGGACAGCAACAAAAACGGAATAGTTATCCCGACCGGGTTTTGTCCGCCAAACACATAATTTGAGTGCTTGCGGCACCATAGCTTCGGGAATATCAGCTTTCCACGTGTACTTATCAAAATATTGAATCTCTGCCTTATCTACGCCGGAGAAGAGTGTCTGTTCCGTATAGGGCGGCACAGGTTCATCTAAGATAACGGGCGCACTGCGACGCAGCAGTTTTCCGTTGCCCTCTTCTTCCTCATCTAAAAGATACTGCACATGTATAAGCGCCGGGCTGCCCACGGACAGGGTAAAAAAATCAAGCAGAAGTTCCTCTTCCCGAAGATCTTGAAAAGGTGTCTTTCCGGTTAAGATATAAGCGGCGGCAATATCGGATGCAAAAAGACTTTCCGTTTTCCGGTGTTCCTCGGCAAAAGAAGTGCTGCGATAAATACGTTCATGGGCTTCAGACGCAACCCAAAGCCCGGTCAACAACGATGCCATAACCACACCAAACATACTGAATGACACGAGCGTTTCAATGAGCGTAAATCCTGCTCTATCTCTGTCAGGGTAGTTTCGCAGATCTGTGGATCTTATGGCAGGCACAAGCGTGAGCCCTCCATAGAATAGCGTTTTTGTCCATGACGCCAGCTTATTGTTGTTTTAATCTCAGTCAAAGGTGTTCCTTCGATGGGTTTGCGTGCCACACGCCATTCAAATCGCTCGAAGGGCGATTCAAAACGGCCTGAATCATTTTTATCGGAATTAAATGTATGTTCATGAAGTGTTTGCTCCAACAGGGGCCGTACAATATCCCGATCAAGGCTGACGGCGGAAGTGCGTACACACCCATCCAAAGCCCGGATAATAGCGGTCATACCGACACCAATCATCACAATGGATACGAGCAATTCGATCAAAGCCATACCTCGCTTAGACGCAGCGAAAGGATTTTGATTTGAGGCGCGGCTCTCCATCATGGCAGCTCGGTCGTTGGTTGCGGGGATATACCGGTACGATATTCCCCAAGACTCAATGTTATTTCACTTCCCTCTATCGTTCCGTCCGGTTCAAAGATCCAAATAGCGCCGTCATTGCTGAGGGGCAGCGTTTCTATGGTGGACGTTGGCACGATATTCCGACCCAATGGTCCCGTCGTGATCCGAGTGAAAGCGGCGGCAGACTCGGGCGTATTCAGCGCCTCTTCGAAAACCAGCTGTTGCGGTGTTTCACCAAAACATAATCGTACTGTACACCGTTCAAGCCGTGCTTTGGTTGCCGCCAATCCGGCAAGCCGCGACAACAATTCAGCTTCGGTTTTTATATTCATACGTTTTGTACGCCCGTGCATACGCGGCAATTGCACGGA contains these protein-coding regions:
- a CDS encoding type II secretion system protein M codes for the protein MRSISRRERRLALWSAVVVFAAILYLFIIEPRFLAWRDLLAQRNDAIKSYQKRSLMVENESIIRDRFALLIQSDSKETSGSRDGLDFYALLSKPISGAAFELRDIRPFTPRRTSPGSGKVHGATLLGEGSIEGLEAYLLHLIHLEESLRLENILVNIPRKDAPIQFTITVSRSVGGLS
- a CDS encoding general secretion pathway protein GspK; its protein translation is MKRGSDKKGFILVTAALVISMLAVLCMCIAHWTQIQLAESSYRQIECQMERYIDNALIGAVYLIQSGGHHSYCGSYKTVDEPQWFDESTSVTVKMMINDLGGRIPINHANPLILKEVLKEVWGSDAHVRSVIAAIEDWRGTAPNPRFNLSYGMQDPPYSARHAPLKRIEELLYVEGISAAQFWGSLAVSRPGDDTPFLTQLSDTSSFSGLYDYLHAHPRLGLSVNGVPPHVWRVLLRAALFDRPGAAERIIPSVLALRFGADGVAGTNDDLAIESPQALFTTLGDDGMVAAQRLNEWLNFVFSAQALEIRIHISSSDSFVIKESVALVVSDGAGRYRPERFAYVR
- a CDS encoding prepilin-type N-terminal cleavage/methylation domain-containing protein, whose amino-acid sequence is MMESRASNQNPFAASKRGMALIELLVSIVMIGVGMTAIIRALDGCVRTSAVSLDRDIVRPLLEQTLHEHTFNSDKNDSGRFESPFERFEWRVARKPIEGTPLTEIKTTISWRHGQKRYSMEGSRLCLP
- a CDS encoding prepilin-type N-terminal cleavage/methylation domain-containing protein codes for the protein MKKKKSHKGFTLIELVLVLMLLAILASVQLPRMHGRTKRMNIKTEAELLSRLAGLAATKARLERCTVRLCFGETPQQLVFEEALNTPESAAAFTRITTGPLGRNIVPTSTIETLPLSNDGAIWIFEPDGTIEGSEITLSLGEYRTGISPQPTTELP